In Malus sylvestris chromosome 16, drMalSylv7.2, whole genome shotgun sequence, the following are encoded in one genomic region:
- the LOC126608032 gene encoding probable arabinosyltransferase ARAD1, giving the protein MPNARSHKMYGKAAFALIFAFLLLLTYSIFIGTVDIRSYFLPLLPSSPPPVVQSLCATTSPPLKVYMYDLPRRFNVGIMNRRSTDQTPVTARTWPPWPKNSGLKRQHSIEYWMMGSLLFDSNGGDGREAVRVSDPESADAFFVPFFSSLSFNTHGHNMTDPDTRIDRQLQIDLLKILGESKYWQRSGGRDHVIPLTHPNAFRFLRPQVNASIQIVVDFGRYPHVMSNLSKDVVTPYVHVVDSFTDDDRPDPFESRTTLLFFQGRTYRKDEGIVRVKLAKVLAGYDDVHYERSVATGENIKLSTRRMRLSKFCLHPAGDTPSSCRLFDAIVSHCVPVIVSDEIELPFEDEIDYTKFSLFFSFKEALKPDYMVNQLRNVSKERWIEMWRTLKNISHHFEFNYPPEKEDAVDMLWRQVKHKLSAVKLSVHRIQRLKIPDWWRRRK; this is encoded by the exons ATGCCAAACGCCAGATCTCACAAAATGTATGGAAAAGCCGCCTTCGCCCTCATCTTCGCCTTCCTCCTGCTCCTCACCTACTCAATCTTCATCGGCACCGTCGACATCCGATCCTACTTCCTCCCGCTCCTCCCCTCATCGCCGCCGCCGGTTGTCCAGTCCCTCTGCGCCACCACCTCCCCGCCTCTCAAGGTCTACATGTACGATCTCCCGCGCCGCTTCAACGTCGGAATTATGAACCGCCGGAGCACCGACCAGACTCCTGTCACCGCCCGGACTTGGCCTCCGTGGCCAAAGAACTCCGGGCTCAAGAGGCAGCACAGTATTGAGTACTGGATGATGGGCTCGCTTTTGTTCGACAGTAATGGCGGTGACGGGAGAGAGGCGGTTAGGGTTTCTGATCCGGAATCGGCCGATGCGTTCTTTGTGCCGTTTTTCTCTTCGTTGAGCTTCAATACTCATGGGCACAACATGACAGACCCGGATACTCGGATTGATCGCCAATTGCAG ATAGATTTATTGAAAATCTTGGGAGAATCAAAGTACTGGCAAAGATCTGGAGGGCGAGACCATGTTATCCCTTTGACACATCCCAATGCTTTCAGATTTCTTCGGCCACAGGTCAATGCGTCAATTCAGATCGTTGTAGATTTTGGCAGGTATCCTCATGTAATGTCAAATCTGAGCAAAGATGTGGTCACCCCATACGTACATGTTGTGGATTCCTTTACAGATGATGACCGTCCAGATCCATTTGAGTCCCGTACTACGCTTCTTTTCTTCCAGGGAAGGACATACAGGAAAGAT GAAGGCATTGTTCGTGTTAAACTGGCAAAAGTCTTAGCTGGTTATGATGATGTTCACTATGAGCGAAGTGTTGCAACAGGAGAGAACATAAAATTG TCTACGCGACGAATGCGTTTATCAAAGTTCTGTCTGCATCCTGCTGGAGACACTCCTTCATCTTGTCGCCTATTTGATGCTATTGTGAGCCACTGTGTTCCTGTCATCGTGAGTGATGAAATTGAGCTCCCGTTTGAGGATGAAATTGACTACACCAAATTCTCACTATTCTTCTCATTCAAAGAGGCTTTGAAACCTGATTACATGGTTAATCAGCTCCGTAATGTTTCAAAGGAGAGATGGATTGAAATGTGGAGGACACTTAAGAATATCTCCCACCATTTTGAATTCAATTACCCCCCAGAGAAAGAGGATGCAGTCGATATGCTATGGAGACAGGTGAAGCACAAGCTCTCTGCTGTCAAACTTTCTGTACATAGAATCCAAAGGTTGAAAATACCAGACTGGTGGCGGAGGAGAAAGTGA
- the LOC126608034 gene encoding sulfite oxidase-like isoform X2, with amino-acid sequence MSGLRAPSDYSEEPPRHPSLLVNSQEPFNAEPPRAALLESYVTPVDLFYKRNHGPIPVVDDIERYRLSICGLVEKPLEISMVDIVNLPKHIVTATLQCAGNRRTAMSKVKTVKGVGWDVSAIGNAVWGGAKLADVLKLVGIAKLTSVSPLGGKHVEFVSVDMCKEEKGGPYKASIPMIQATNSDAEVLLAYEMNGEPLNRDHGYPLRVVVPGVIGARSVKWLSSINIIENECQGFFMQRDYKMFPPTVNWENIDWSTRRPQMDFPVQSVICSLEEENAVKPGKVVVHGYAVSGGGRGIERVDVSFDGGRTWVEATRYQKSGAPYVADDASSDKWGWVLFKAEAIVSRSTEIVAKAIDIAANVQPENVDAIWNLRGILNTSWHRVRIHVEHTDL; translated from the exons ATGTCAGGTCTAAGAGCCCCGTCTGATTATTCTGAGGAACCACCTCGTCATCCAAGTCTCCTTGTTAATTCCCAG GAACCTTTTAATGCAGAACCACCACGTGCGGCGTTATTAGAGTCGTACGTGACACCGGTGGATTTGTTCTACAAGCGAAACCATGGCCCTATCCCTGTCGTCGATGACATTGAAAG GTATCGATTGTCTATATGCGGTTTGGTGGAGAAACCCTTGGAGATATCAATGGTTGACATTGT GAATCTGCCGAAGCACATTGTGACAGCCACTCTACAA TGTGCAGGTAACAGAAGGACCGCAATGAGCAAAGTGAAAACAGTGAAAGGCGTTGGCTGGGACGTTTCCGCCATTGGAAACG CCGTTTGGGGTGGGGCTAAACTCGCTGACGTTCTCAAACTTGTGGGAATCGCTAAGTTAACATCAGTTTCCCCGTTGGGAGGAAAGCACGTTGAGTTTGTAAGCGTTGACATGTGCAAG GAGGAAAAAGGAGGACCTTACAAGGCGTCAATACCGATGATTCAAGCAACAAACTCGGACGCTGAAGTTTTACTAGCATATGAAATGAATGGAGAG CCTCTAAACCGGGATCATGGGTATCCGCTGCGTGTAGTTGTTCCGGGTGTTATAGGTGCCCGTTCTGTCAAATGGCTGAGTTCCATCAACATAATCGAAAACGAATGCCAG GGATTCTTTATGCAAAGGGACTACAAAATGTTTCCTCCTACTGTGAACTGGGAAAATATCGATTGGTCAACCCGGCGGCCTCAGATGGATTTTCCTGTTCAG TCTGTAATTTGTTCTTTGGAGGAAGAAAACGCTGTAAAGCCTGGAAAA GTAGTAGTTCATGGATATGCCGTGTCTGGAGGTGGGCGGGGGATTGAGCGAGTAGATGTATCGTTCGATGGTGGCAGGACGTGGGTGGAAGCAACCCGATACCAAAAGAGTGGAGCTCCATATGTTGCAGATGATGCGAGTAGCGACAAGTGGGGATGGGTGCTTTTTAAGGCTGAGGCGATTGTCTCTCGCAGCACTGAAATCGTCGCTAAAGCA ATCGATATAGCTGCAAACGTCCAACCCGAAAATGTGGACGCCATCTGGAACCTGAGAGGAATACTGAACACATCGTGGCATAGGGTTCGAATTCACGTTGAACACACCGATTTGTGA
- the LOC126608034 gene encoding sulfite oxidase-like isoform X1 codes for MSGLRAPSDYSEEPPRHPSLLVNSQEPFNAEPPRAALLESYVTPVDLFYKRNHGPIPVVDDIERYRLSICGLVEKPLEISMVDIVNLPKHIVTATLQQCAGNRRTAMSKVKTVKGVGWDVSAIGNAVWGGAKLADVLKLVGIAKLTSVSPLGGKHVEFVSVDMCKEEKGGPYKASIPMIQATNSDAEVLLAYEMNGEPLNRDHGYPLRVVVPGVIGARSVKWLSSINIIENECQGFFMQRDYKMFPPTVNWENIDWSTRRPQMDFPVQSVICSLEEENAVKPGKVVVHGYAVSGGGRGIERVDVSFDGGRTWVEATRYQKSGAPYVADDASSDKWGWVLFKAEAIVSRSTEIVAKAIDIAANVQPENVDAIWNLRGILNTSWHRVRIHVEHTDL; via the exons ATGTCAGGTCTAAGAGCCCCGTCTGATTATTCTGAGGAACCACCTCGTCATCCAAGTCTCCTTGTTAATTCCCAG GAACCTTTTAATGCAGAACCACCACGTGCGGCGTTATTAGAGTCGTACGTGACACCGGTGGATTTGTTCTACAAGCGAAACCATGGCCCTATCCCTGTCGTCGATGACATTGAAAG GTATCGATTGTCTATATGCGGTTTGGTGGAGAAACCCTTGGAGATATCAATGGTTGACATTGT GAATCTGCCGAAGCACATTGTGACAGCCACTCTACAA CAGTGTGCAGGTAACAGAAGGACCGCAATGAGCAAAGTGAAAACAGTGAAAGGCGTTGGCTGGGACGTTTCCGCCATTGGAAACG CCGTTTGGGGTGGGGCTAAACTCGCTGACGTTCTCAAACTTGTGGGAATCGCTAAGTTAACATCAGTTTCCCCGTTGGGAGGAAAGCACGTTGAGTTTGTAAGCGTTGACATGTGCAAG GAGGAAAAAGGAGGACCTTACAAGGCGTCAATACCGATGATTCAAGCAACAAACTCGGACGCTGAAGTTTTACTAGCATATGAAATGAATGGAGAG CCTCTAAACCGGGATCATGGGTATCCGCTGCGTGTAGTTGTTCCGGGTGTTATAGGTGCCCGTTCTGTCAAATGGCTGAGTTCCATCAACATAATCGAAAACGAATGCCAG GGATTCTTTATGCAAAGGGACTACAAAATGTTTCCTCCTACTGTGAACTGGGAAAATATCGATTGGTCAACCCGGCGGCCTCAGATGGATTTTCCTGTTCAG TCTGTAATTTGTTCTTTGGAGGAAGAAAACGCTGTAAAGCCTGGAAAA GTAGTAGTTCATGGATATGCCGTGTCTGGAGGTGGGCGGGGGATTGAGCGAGTAGATGTATCGTTCGATGGTGGCAGGACGTGGGTGGAAGCAACCCGATACCAAAAGAGTGGAGCTCCATATGTTGCAGATGATGCGAGTAGCGACAAGTGGGGATGGGTGCTTTTTAAGGCTGAGGCGATTGTCTCTCGCAGCACTGAAATCGTCGCTAAAGCA ATCGATATAGCTGCAAACGTCCAACCCGAAAATGTGGACGCCATCTGGAACCTGAGAGGAATACTGAACACATCGTGGCATAGGGTTCGAATTCACGTTGAACACACCGATTTGTGA
- the LOC126608028 gene encoding 65-kDa microtubule-associated protein 8-like isoform X3, which yields MGSFQTPMGMRSSTLLETSCGYLLQELQMIWNEVGQDQFEREKVLLDLEQECLEVYRKKVDTANTSRARLHQELAEAEAEFTHLLLSLGERSLPGRPEKLAGTLKEQLDSLTPALREMRLRKKDRVNKFRAVQGQIQKISAEIAGQSEYGDLSSNIVVNENDLSLKKLEEYQTELQTLHNEKNERLMRVEKYIDAVHNLSSILGTEASMVITKVHPSLNELCGLAKNISNNILAKLNSTVESLEEEKQKRLEKLHHLGKALTNLWDLMDTPYKDRQSFSHVTGLLSLSSAEVSDPGSLTLNIIQQAEAEVKRLDHLKASKMKELFFKKQNELKEICNKSHMEIPLQSEIDNLINLINSGEIDHADLLMSLDQQISRAKEEASSRMTIMEKVEKWMLARDEERWLEEYTRDKNRYSVSRGAHKNLRRAERARVLVNKIPDELQFLPRYQSKKKGNL from the exons ATGGGTTCGTTTCAGACGCCGATGGGAATGCGAAGCTCCACGCTTTTGGAAACTTCGTGCGGATACTTGCTTCAGGAATTGCAG ATGATTTGGAATGAAGTTGGGCAAGATCAGTTTGAAAGGGAGAAGGTGCTGCTGGATTTAGAGCAAGAATGTCTGGAGGTTTATAGGAAGAAGGTTGATACTGCAAATACCTCGAGAGCTCGCTTGCACCAGGAGTTGGCTGAAGCTGAGGCTGAGTTCACCCATCTTCTTCTGTCGCTGGGCGAACGGTCTCTCCCTGGACGG CCAGAAAAATTGGCGGGAACGCTGAAAGAGCAGCTGGATTCACTCACGCCGGCATTGAGGGAGATGAGATTGAGGAAAAAAGAtagggtgaataagtttcgaGCAGTACAAGGGCAAATTCAGAAAATTTCTGCAGAAATAGCAGGTCAGTCAGAGTACGGAGACTTATCATCAAATATCGTGGTGAATGAGAATGATCTTTCGTTGAAAAAACTAGAGGAGTATCAGACGGAGCTACAAACACTCCACAACGAGAAG AATGAAAGGCTCATGAGAGTCGAAAAATATATAGATGCAGTCCACAATTTGTCTTCGATATTAGGAACAGAAGCCTCAATGGTTATCACCAAGGTTCATCCAAGCTTGAATGAATTATGTGGGTTGGCCAAAAACATAAGCAACAATATTTTGGCTAAACTTAACAGCACAGTTGAATCCCTAGaggaagaaaagcaaaagcgaCTCGAAAAG cTTCACCATCTTGGCAAAGCATTGACAAACTTATGGGATCTCATGGACACACCCTATAAAGATCGTCAATCGTTTTCCCATGTCACTGGCTTATTATCACTCTCATCGGCAGAAGTATCAGATCCAGGAAGCCTGACCCTAAATATAATACAACAG gCTGAAGCTGAAGTCAAGAGACTGGATCACTTAAAAGCAAGCAAGATGAAAGAACTATTTTTCAAGAAACAGAATGAGCTCAAGGAGATATGCAATAAATCGCACATGGAAATTCCTTTGCAATCAGAGATTGATAATCTTATTAACCTCATCAACTCTG GGGAGATTGACCATGCAGATCTCCTAATGAGCTTGGATCAACAGATATCAAGAGCAAAAGAAGAAGCTTCTAGCAGAATGACTATCATGGAAAAGGTGGAGAAGTGGATGCTAGCACGTGACGAGGAGCGTTGGTTGGAAGAATACACTAGA GACAAGAACCGGTACTCAGTCAGCAGAGGTGCACACAAGAACCTGAGACGTGCAGAACGTGCCCGAGTATTAGTCAACAAAATCCCAG ATGAGTTGCAGTTTCTCCCTAGATAtcaatcaaagaagaaaggaaatctTTAA
- the LOC126608028 gene encoding 65-kDa microtubule-associated protein 8-like isoform X1 produces MGSFQTPMGMRSSTLLETSCGYLLQELQMIWNEVGQDQFEREKVLLDLEQECLEVYRKKVDTANTSRARLHQELAEAEAEFTHLLLSLGERSLPGRPEKLAGTLKEQLDSLTPALREMRLRKKDRVNKFRAVQGQIQKISAEIAGQSEYGDLSSNIVVNENDLSLKKLEEYQTELQTLHNEKNERLMRVEKYIDAVHNLSSILGTEASMVITKVHPSLNELCGLAKNISNNILAKLNSTVESLEEEKQKRLEKLHHLGKALTNLWDLMDTPYKDRQSFSHVTGLLSLSSAEVSDPGSLTLNIIQQAEAEVKRLDHLKASKMKELFFKKQNELKEICNKSHMEIPLQSEIDNLINLINSGEIDHADLLMSLDQQISRAKEEASSRMTIMEKVEKWMLARDEERWLEEYTRDKNRYSVSRGAHKNLRRAERARVLVNKIPALVDLLITNTKSWEEERKKTFLYDEGKHVMQVPLLEMLEEYNVLRQEKEEDKQRQREVKKVQSQVVVEQENLFITRPSTSTRQTSSRTLNGGFSNAMPLNRRLSLGLQQLGPNSVNSAPQGISFMKEGKKAHRQKMFARPGLVSHLRDETASVVSTFSGPQSP; encoded by the exons ATGGGTTCGTTTCAGACGCCGATGGGAATGCGAAGCTCCACGCTTTTGGAAACTTCGTGCGGATACTTGCTTCAGGAATTGCAG ATGATTTGGAATGAAGTTGGGCAAGATCAGTTTGAAAGGGAGAAGGTGCTGCTGGATTTAGAGCAAGAATGTCTGGAGGTTTATAGGAAGAAGGTTGATACTGCAAATACCTCGAGAGCTCGCTTGCACCAGGAGTTGGCTGAAGCTGAGGCTGAGTTCACCCATCTTCTTCTGTCGCTGGGCGAACGGTCTCTCCCTGGACGG CCAGAAAAATTGGCGGGAACGCTGAAAGAGCAGCTGGATTCACTCACGCCGGCATTGAGGGAGATGAGATTGAGGAAAAAAGAtagggtgaataagtttcgaGCAGTACAAGGGCAAATTCAGAAAATTTCTGCAGAAATAGCAGGTCAGTCAGAGTACGGAGACTTATCATCAAATATCGTGGTGAATGAGAATGATCTTTCGTTGAAAAAACTAGAGGAGTATCAGACGGAGCTACAAACACTCCACAACGAGAAG AATGAAAGGCTCATGAGAGTCGAAAAATATATAGATGCAGTCCACAATTTGTCTTCGATATTAGGAACAGAAGCCTCAATGGTTATCACCAAGGTTCATCCAAGCTTGAATGAATTATGTGGGTTGGCCAAAAACATAAGCAACAATATTTTGGCTAAACTTAACAGCACAGTTGAATCCCTAGaggaagaaaagcaaaagcgaCTCGAAAAG cTTCACCATCTTGGCAAAGCATTGACAAACTTATGGGATCTCATGGACACACCCTATAAAGATCGTCAATCGTTTTCCCATGTCACTGGCTTATTATCACTCTCATCGGCAGAAGTATCAGATCCAGGAAGCCTGACCCTAAATATAATACAACAG gCTGAAGCTGAAGTCAAGAGACTGGATCACTTAAAAGCAAGCAAGATGAAAGAACTATTTTTCAAGAAACAGAATGAGCTCAAGGAGATATGCAATAAATCGCACATGGAAATTCCTTTGCAATCAGAGATTGATAATCTTATTAACCTCATCAACTCTG GGGAGATTGACCATGCAGATCTCCTAATGAGCTTGGATCAACAGATATCAAGAGCAAAAGAAGAAGCTTCTAGCAGAATGACTATCATGGAAAAGGTGGAGAAGTGGATGCTAGCACGTGACGAGGAGCGTTGGTTGGAAGAATACACTAGA GACAAGAACCGGTACTCAGTCAGCAGAGGTGCACACAAGAACCTGAGACGTGCAGAACGTGCCCGAGTATTAGTCAACAAAATCCCAG CTTTGGTGGATTTGCTAATAACAAATACTAAGAgttgggaagaagaaagaaagaaaactttCTTGTATGATGAG GGAAAACATGTCATGCAGGTACCACTCCTAGAAATGTTGGAAGAGTATAATGTGCTAAGGCAGGAAAAGGAGGAGGATAAGCAAAGACAACGG GAAGTGAAGAAGGTCCAAAGCCAAGTAGTAGTTGAGCAAGAAAATCTGTTCATAACCAGGCCAAGCACCAGTACAAGGCAAACTTCAAGCAGGACTTTGAACGGAGGTTTTAGCAACGCCATGCCTCTAAACAGAAGGCTTTCACTAGGCCTTCAGCAATTGGGACCAAACAGTGTAAACTCAGCCCCTCAAGGCATTTCCTTTATGAAGGAAGGCAAGAAGGCACACAGACAAAAGATGTTTGCTCGACCTGGCCTTGTTTCTCATCTTAGAGATGAAACAGCTTCAGTGGTGTCAACGTTTTCTGGTCCACAATCTCCCTGA
- the LOC126608028 gene encoding 65-kDa microtubule-associated protein 8-like isoform X2 has translation MGSFQTPMGMRSSTLLETSCGYLLQELQMIWNEVGQDQFEREKVLLDLEQECLEVYRKKVDTANTSRARLHQELAEAEAEFTHLLLSLGERSLPGRPEKLAGTLKEQLDSLTPALREMRLRKKDRVNKFRAVQGQIQKISAEIAGQSEYGDLSSNIVVNENDLSLKKLEEYQTELQTLHNEKNERLMRVEKYIDAVHNLSSILGTEASMVITKVHPSLNELCGLAKNISNNILAKLNSTVESLEEEKQKRLEKLHHLGKALTNLWDLMDTPYKDRQSFSHVTGLLSLSSAEVSDPGSLTLNIIQQAEAEVKRLDHLKASKMKELFFKKQNELKEICNKSHMEIPLQSEIDNLINLINSGEIDHADLLMSLDQQISRAKEEASSRMTIMEKVEKWMLARDEERWLEEYTRDKNRYSVSRGAHKNLRRAERARVLVNKIPALVDLLITNTKSWEEERKKTFLYDEVPLLEMLEEYNVLRQEKEEDKQRQREVKKVQSQVVVEQENLFITRPSTSTRQTSSRTLNGGFSNAMPLNRRLSLGLQQLGPNSVNSAPQGISFMKEGKKAHRQKMFARPGLVSHLRDETASVVSTFSGPQSP, from the exons ATGGGTTCGTTTCAGACGCCGATGGGAATGCGAAGCTCCACGCTTTTGGAAACTTCGTGCGGATACTTGCTTCAGGAATTGCAG ATGATTTGGAATGAAGTTGGGCAAGATCAGTTTGAAAGGGAGAAGGTGCTGCTGGATTTAGAGCAAGAATGTCTGGAGGTTTATAGGAAGAAGGTTGATACTGCAAATACCTCGAGAGCTCGCTTGCACCAGGAGTTGGCTGAAGCTGAGGCTGAGTTCACCCATCTTCTTCTGTCGCTGGGCGAACGGTCTCTCCCTGGACGG CCAGAAAAATTGGCGGGAACGCTGAAAGAGCAGCTGGATTCACTCACGCCGGCATTGAGGGAGATGAGATTGAGGAAAAAAGAtagggtgaataagtttcgaGCAGTACAAGGGCAAATTCAGAAAATTTCTGCAGAAATAGCAGGTCAGTCAGAGTACGGAGACTTATCATCAAATATCGTGGTGAATGAGAATGATCTTTCGTTGAAAAAACTAGAGGAGTATCAGACGGAGCTACAAACACTCCACAACGAGAAG AATGAAAGGCTCATGAGAGTCGAAAAATATATAGATGCAGTCCACAATTTGTCTTCGATATTAGGAACAGAAGCCTCAATGGTTATCACCAAGGTTCATCCAAGCTTGAATGAATTATGTGGGTTGGCCAAAAACATAAGCAACAATATTTTGGCTAAACTTAACAGCACAGTTGAATCCCTAGaggaagaaaagcaaaagcgaCTCGAAAAG cTTCACCATCTTGGCAAAGCATTGACAAACTTATGGGATCTCATGGACACACCCTATAAAGATCGTCAATCGTTTTCCCATGTCACTGGCTTATTATCACTCTCATCGGCAGAAGTATCAGATCCAGGAAGCCTGACCCTAAATATAATACAACAG gCTGAAGCTGAAGTCAAGAGACTGGATCACTTAAAAGCAAGCAAGATGAAAGAACTATTTTTCAAGAAACAGAATGAGCTCAAGGAGATATGCAATAAATCGCACATGGAAATTCCTTTGCAATCAGAGATTGATAATCTTATTAACCTCATCAACTCTG GGGAGATTGACCATGCAGATCTCCTAATGAGCTTGGATCAACAGATATCAAGAGCAAAAGAAGAAGCTTCTAGCAGAATGACTATCATGGAAAAGGTGGAGAAGTGGATGCTAGCACGTGACGAGGAGCGTTGGTTGGAAGAATACACTAGA GACAAGAACCGGTACTCAGTCAGCAGAGGTGCACACAAGAACCTGAGACGTGCAGAACGTGCCCGAGTATTAGTCAACAAAATCCCAG CTTTGGTGGATTTGCTAATAACAAATACTAAGAgttgggaagaagaaagaaagaaaactttCTTGTATGATGAG GTACCACTCCTAGAAATGTTGGAAGAGTATAATGTGCTAAGGCAGGAAAAGGAGGAGGATAAGCAAAGACAACGG GAAGTGAAGAAGGTCCAAAGCCAAGTAGTAGTTGAGCAAGAAAATCTGTTCATAACCAGGCCAAGCACCAGTACAAGGCAAACTTCAAGCAGGACTTTGAACGGAGGTTTTAGCAACGCCATGCCTCTAAACAGAAGGCTTTCACTAGGCCTTCAGCAATTGGGACCAAACAGTGTAAACTCAGCCCCTCAAGGCATTTCCTTTATGAAGGAAGGCAAGAAGGCACACAGACAAAAGATGTTTGCTCGACCTGGCCTTGTTTCTCATCTTAGAGATGAAACAGCTTCAGTGGTGTCAACGTTTTCTGGTCCACAATCTCCCTGA